A genomic stretch from Sphingorhabdus pulchriflava includes:
- a CDS encoding DUF1905 domain-containing protein codes for MTAETITITAELWIWTSAEAPANWYFLTIDGETAEAIRTTALMRRLEGGQRRGWGSIRVMATIGDTNWQTSVFPSKESGGYLLPVKAAVRKAEGLTAGDAVTVRVEY; via the coding sequence GTGACCGCGGAAACTATTACAATCACCGCGGAACTTTGGATCTGGACTAGCGCCGAAGCTCCGGCGAACTGGTATTTCCTGACCATTGACGGCGAAACGGCCGAAGCGATCCGCACCACCGCGCTTATGCGGCGGCTGGAGGGCGGGCAGCGGCGCGGTTGGGGCTCTATTCGCGTTATGGCGACCATCGGTGACACCAACTGGCAGACGTCGGTCTTTCCCAGCAAGGAAAGCGGCGGCTATCTGCTTCCGGTCAAGGCAGCAGTTCGTAAGGCCGAAGGCCTGACCGCAGGAGATGCGGTCACCGTCCGGGTCGAATATTAA
- a CDS encoding SOS response-associated peptidase family protein codes for MNAYQLDTCSADIAEAFGAHAGPDPWQGGQVSVGQFAPVVVLSGRTGAKVMRPMHWGYPTPGQSPEMTAPGQMRWVSSVRNLGSPFWVGSLRHRELRCLVPMTEFLLPAGRSKATQTCRLTSAKCFAVAGIWRDLTDMPVFAILTTEPSAAFYPVEGGKAPASVPAILAKADWSRWLTGDWPDARSLIQPYRAADLAVD; via the coding sequence ATGAATGCCTATCAACTGGACACCTGCTCGGCTGACATTGCAGAGGCTTTTGGAGCGCATGCCGGGCCCGATCCATGGCAGGGTGGGCAAGTCTCGGTAGGACAGTTCGCGCCGGTCGTTGTTCTATCCGGTCGCACCGGTGCCAAGGTGATGCGTCCGATGCATTGGGGTTATCCTACGCCTGGCCAATCCCCGGAAATGACAGCACCTGGCCAGATGCGCTGGGTATCTTCTGTGCGCAACCTCGGTAGCCCTTTCTGGGTTGGGAGTTTACGACATCGCGAGCTTCGCTGCCTTGTACCGATGACGGAATTTCTCCTGCCCGCTGGCCGATCCAAAGCAACGCAAACATGCAGACTGACATCCGCTAAATGTTTTGCCGTAGCCGGAATCTGGCGCGATTTGACCGACATGCCGGTCTTCGCAATTTTAACAACCGAGCCTTCGGCAGCCTTCTATCCGGTTGAAGGCGGAAAGGCACCAGCATCGGTGCCAGCAATATTGGCAAAGGCGGATTGGTCGCGCTGGCTGACAGGCGACTGGCCGGATGCGCGCAGCCTCATTCAACCATATCGCGCAGCCGATCTGGCTGTCGATTAA
- a CDS encoding TetR/AcrR family transcriptional regulator: MLEDTERQYHHGRLRIALLDAARTILDHEGVDHLTIRAVARLAGVSHAAPANHFSDRRALLTALAMRDFYDLTWRVTQAVHASEDGTTDRLHRIAGAFLDYALTYPHRFRLLWRGDLVNMKDPDLETTMNRLYEKLLVATSLDASGKTNISRAIAFWSMVHGYVALRIDAMFIPQTDERTGEPRLTAMINLLFAEE, from the coding sequence ATGTTAGAAGATACCGAACGCCAGTATCACCACGGGCGATTGCGGATTGCCTTGCTCGACGCTGCGCGCACGATTCTGGATCATGAGGGCGTGGACCATTTAACGATCCGGGCCGTTGCGCGACTGGCGGGCGTGTCACACGCCGCCCCTGCCAACCATTTCAGCGACCGAAGGGCTTTGCTGACAGCTTTGGCGATGCGCGACTTTTACGATCTGACGTGGCGAGTGACGCAAGCAGTTCATGCCAGTGAAGATGGTACCACCGACCGGTTGCACCGCATCGCAGGAGCCTTCCTCGATTATGCGTTGACTTACCCGCACCGGTTCCGGCTGTTGTGGCGCGGCGATCTGGTGAACATGAAGGATCCTGATCTCGAAACGACGATGAACAGGCTTTATGAAAAACTGCTCGTAGCAACCTCGCTCGATGCTTCAGGTAAAACGAATATAAGTCGCGCCATTGCGTTCTGGTCAATGGTGCACGGTTATGTCGCACTGCGCATCGATGCGATGTTCATACCGCAAACTGACGAGCGTACCGGCGAGCCTCGTTTGACTGCGATGATTAACCTGCTGTTCGCCGAGGAATAG
- a CDS encoding NRDE family protein yields MCVVAIAVDCHPRWKLALAGNRDEFHARAAEPLHRWSEAPHVIAGRDRQAGGGWLGVSSDGRLAVVTNIRNPDGPDPTKASRGALVGNWLAEGRAPLMDALPGYNPFNLLLYRRGETVLLSNLPQPQRQLLDAGIHGLSNGHPGEPWPRRSTAEMALSDWAARDGAPADLFEMLRDESLLDDGGVPIFINAPVYGTRCSTVVLVDSDGQGIISERRFHPDGSNAGETSVEFQWPE; encoded by the coding sequence ATGTGTGTCGTCGCTATCGCAGTGGATTGCCATCCACGCTGGAAGCTTGCCCTGGCGGGCAATCGCGATGAATTTCATGCACGTGCCGCAGAACCGCTCCATCGATGGAGCGAAGCACCGCATGTAATCGCGGGGCGCGACCGGCAGGCGGGGGGTGGATGGCTGGGCGTGTCGAGCGACGGGCGACTGGCTGTTGTCACCAACATTCGCAATCCGGACGGGCCAGACCCGACAAAGGCCTCGCGCGGGGCGTTGGTCGGAAACTGGCTCGCCGAAGGTCGCGCACCGCTCATGGACGCATTGCCCGGCTATAATCCTTTCAATTTGCTATTGTACAGGCGCGGCGAGACTGTGCTGCTGTCGAACCTGCCGCAGCCGCAACGACAATTGCTCGATGCCGGGATTCATGGCCTGTCGAACGGTCATCCCGGAGAGCCCTGGCCGCGACGCAGCACTGCGGAAATGGCATTGTCGGACTGGGCCGCAAGGGACGGTGCGCCCGCTGACTTGTTCGAAATGCTCCGCGATGAGAGCTTGCTTGACGACGGAGGCGTCCCGATTTTCATCAATGCCCCTGTTTATGGAACGCGGTGCAGTACGGTTGTGCTGGTCGACAGCGACGGACAGGGTATCATCAGCGAGCGCCGCTTTCATCCTGACGGCAGTAATGCCGGGGAAACTTCGGTCGAGTTTCAATGGCCGGAATGA
- a CDS encoding DUF1294 domain-containing protein, with protein sequence MVFSDIASAANGITALIGINFVTFAAFGIDKMKAEAGRWRIAESTLLMIALAGGSPGAYAGRAIFRHKTRKQPFSVQLHGIAALQGLMLAIGGGWWSAG encoded by the coding sequence GTGGTTTTCAGCGATATTGCCTCCGCTGCAAATGGGATAACCGCGTTGATTGGCATCAACTTCGTTACATTCGCAGCCTTCGGCATCGACAAGATGAAGGCCGAAGCCGGGCGGTGGAGAATTGCGGAATCGACCTTGCTGATGATCGCGCTGGCCGGTGGTAGCCCGGGAGCCTATGCAGGCCGCGCGATCTTTCGACACAAGACCCGCAAACAGCCCTTTAGCGTCCAGTTGCACGGCATTGCGGCGCTGCAGGGCCTTATGCTGGCGATCGGCGGTGGCTGGTGGTCGGCCGGCTAA
- a CDS encoding S8 family peptidase codes for MATTDSKAGTGRYIAIGTSIVFALTLSACGSGGGGGGVGSTPAPPAAIVPPAPPPPPPPPPPPPPPTSNFNTVEYQRSNGAAQAQAISAYNAGASGTGVIAGVIDSGIDVDSPEFAGKIHAQSADFAGTRGLQDEGGHGTAVSSVLLGAKNDLDTHGVAFGATLLVLRTDTAGSCANTDPDAGCTHNDNNMARAVDRAVAVGARVVNMSLGGSPMNSTLRAAVDRATAAGVVFVISAGNEFDTDPTNAINPDPMALTALDPIARGQIIIAGATDSSQQISAFSNRAGTGQNFYLTALGVRVRAPDETGTQFLWSGTSFSAPIVSGAVALLAQAFPNLTGRQIVDLLLTTATDLGVAGTDSIFGRGELNLARAFQPQGQQSIAGTPVPVPTGPTGALSGPMGDATGSGGPEAIVLDSYGRAFRADFSGTMRVAQRSPKLAPALAWGTETRIVANPNLAVTLSVAQRRDGVGPDRLDLSPRERAQARAVAGSVIARLGADRQMAIGIARSSGALIDQMAVDRAASFIVADSARESAGFYAKPQSAFAYRQQFGTIGLTVSGENGAVRVWSDVDGDPLRSRYRGYGYRLARVGLDRSIGAMRLDLSGALLDERETILGATGNMWTGSEGAKSWFADANANYKFARNWAINASYRRGWTRMAAGGLRNSTDWLESDAWSFDITRLGLFGSNDSLALRLAQPLRVRRGGINLSLPVSYDYATLTASFSRQFVSLAPTGRERDIEAAYATPFAGGYLSANGYWRSEPGHIEAASDDLGFALRFNRKF; via the coding sequence ATGGCCACAACAGATTCCAAAGCAGGCACAGGTCGATACATTGCAATTGGCACATCAATCGTTTTTGCGCTGACATTGTCAGCGTGCGGAAGCGGTGGTGGTGGCGGTGGGGTCGGTTCGACACCCGCGCCGCCGGCTGCAATTGTGCCGCCTGCTCCTCCACCACCTCCACCGCCACCGCCGCCACCTCCCCCGCCAACGTCAAACTTCAACACCGTTGAGTATCAACGATCAAATGGTGCCGCCCAGGCGCAGGCCATTTCCGCATATAATGCAGGGGCGTCAGGCACCGGTGTGATTGCAGGCGTGATAGACAGCGGTATCGACGTCGACAGCCCCGAATTTGCCGGAAAAATCCATGCCCAGTCGGCCGACTTTGCGGGAACACGCGGGTTGCAGGATGAGGGCGGTCACGGAACTGCCGTGTCGTCGGTACTATTAGGCGCCAAAAATGATCTCGACACGCATGGCGTCGCTTTTGGGGCGACTTTGCTGGTGTTGCGCACCGACACTGCCGGGAGCTGCGCCAATACCGATCCCGATGCCGGTTGTACGCACAATGACAATAATATGGCCCGCGCTGTCGACCGGGCGGTTGCAGTCGGTGCACGCGTCGTCAACATGTCGCTGGGCGGATCGCCGATGAATTCCACATTACGTGCTGCCGTCGACCGCGCGACTGCCGCTGGCGTTGTGTTTGTAATTTCGGCTGGCAATGAATTTGATACCGATCCGACTAACGCAATCAACCCCGATCCTATGGCCCTGACCGCTCTGGATCCGATAGCGCGCGGCCAGATCATCATCGCTGGCGCGACCGATTCCAGTCAGCAAATTTCGGCATTTTCCAACCGCGCTGGTACCGGGCAGAATTTTTATCTGACCGCACTAGGCGTCAGGGTGCGGGCACCTGACGAAACAGGCACCCAATTCCTCTGGAGCGGCACCAGTTTCTCGGCACCCATTGTGTCGGGGGCTGTTGCATTGCTGGCGCAGGCATTCCCCAATTTGACCGGCAGGCAGATTGTCGATCTCCTGCTAACAACCGCAACTGACCTTGGGGTAGCGGGAACCGACAGCATCTTCGGCCGCGGCGAACTCAATCTGGCGCGGGCCTTTCAGCCACAGGGGCAACAATCGATTGCGGGCACGCCGGTTCCGGTTCCGACCGGACCAACAGGTGCACTGTCCGGACCGATGGGGGATGCGACCGGCAGCGGTGGCCCCGAAGCGATCGTCCTCGACAGCTATGGTCGGGCATTCCGTGCCGACTTCTCTGGTACGATGAGGGTCGCACAGCGATCGCCCAAACTCGCCCCGGCATTGGCTTGGGGAACTGAAACACGGATCGTCGCCAATCCCAATCTGGCCGTGACATTGTCGGTCGCACAACGACGCGACGGTGTGGGTCCGGATCGCCTCGATCTTAGCCCCCGCGAACGGGCACAAGCACGCGCCGTCGCAGGCTCGGTCATCGCCAGACTGGGCGCCGACCGGCAAATGGCCATCGGAATCGCCCGCAGCAGCGGCGCTCTGATCGACCAGATGGCGGTCGACCGGGCGGCCTCTTTCATCGTCGCCGATTCCGCACGAGAGTCAGCCGGTTTCTATGCCAAGCCGCAATCGGCCTTTGCCTATCGCCAGCAATTCGGCACCATAGGCTTGACCGTTAGCGGTGAAAACGGCGCAGTCCGTGTGTGGTCGGATGTCGACGGCGACCCGCTGCGCAGCCGCTATCGCGGCTATGGTTACCGCTTGGCGCGGGTTGGTTTGGACCGTTCGATCGGAGCTATGCGTCTCGACCTATCCGGCGCGCTGCTGGACGAACGCGAAACAATTCTTGGCGCAACCGGGAATATGTGGACCGGAAGCGAAGGTGCGAAAAGCTGGTTCGCGGATGCCAATGCAAATTACAAATTTGCACGCAACTGGGCGATCAACGCAAGCTACCGGCGCGGATGGACCCGCATGGCAGCAGGGGGCCTGCGCAACAGTACCGACTGGCTCGAAAGCGACGCTTGGTCGTTTGACATTACCCGGCTCGGTCTGTTCGGATCAAATGACAGCCTTGCCTTGCGCTTAGCCCAGCCCTTGCGCGTACGCAGAGGCGGCATCAACCTGTCGCTCCCGGTCAGCTATGACTATGCGACTTTGACCGCCAGCTTCAGCCGCCAATTTGTGTCCCTCGCCCCCACGGGACGTGAGCGCGACATTGAGGCGGCCTATGCGACGCCCTTTGCCGGCGGCTATCTGTCTGCGAATGGATATTGGCGCAGCGAACCGGGCCATATCGAGGCAGCTTCGGACGATCTGGGCTTCGCGCTCCGCTTCAACCGCAAATTCTGA
- a CDS encoding pyrimidine 5'-nucleotidase produces MAPPLPHVDTWIFDLDLTLYAPEHNIMEQVRNRIAAYVEDYFKVDQERAHQIRYDYWRKYGTTLGGLMAEHGVDPHGYLDFVHDVDMSLLQPCERLRAGIEALPGRKLIFTNADAPYAQRVLVARSLDGVFEDIFDIHRMAHKPKPATDSYHALCAQMGIEPASALFVEDSAHNLEPAKALGMTTIWVNHSGDAESGDARPHYVDHEIADVASWLAGEKE; encoded by the coding sequence ATGGCCCCGCCGCTTCCTCATGTCGATACTTGGATATTCGATCTCGATCTGACGCTCTATGCGCCCGAGCATAATATCATGGAGCAGGTGCGGAATCGTATTGCGGCTTATGTCGAAGATTATTTCAAGGTCGATCAGGAACGCGCGCACCAGATACGCTATGATTATTGGCGCAAATATGGCACGACGCTGGGCGGTTTGATGGCAGAGCATGGCGTCGATCCGCACGGCTATCTGGATTTCGTCCATGATGTCGACATGTCGCTGTTGCAGCCGTGCGAACGGTTGCGGGCGGGGATAGAGGCATTACCGGGCCGAAAGCTCATATTCACCAATGCCGATGCCCCGTATGCGCAGCGCGTGCTGGTTGCGCGCAGTCTTGACGGGGTTTTTGAAGATATCTTCGATATTCACCGGATGGCGCACAAGCCGAAACCGGCGACGGACAGTTATCATGCACTGTGCGCACAGATGGGTATCGAACCGGCGTCAGCATTGTTTGTTGAAGACTCGGCGCATAATCTGGAACCGGCCAAAGCGTTGGGGATGACGACCATTTGGGTTAATCATAGCGGCGATGCCGAATCTGGCGATGCACGCCCGCATTATGTCGACCATGAAATAGCAGATGTGGCCAGCTGGCTGGCCGGAGAAAAGGAATAG
- the dapD gene encoding 2,3,4,5-tetrahydropyridine-2,6-dicarboxylate N-succinyltransferase: MTEALQAIIEKAWEERDGITIGTGGEVRAAVVEALGLLDSGQRRVAEKVDGSWQVIQWLKKAVLLSFRLNDMETIPGGPGGSHWWDKVPSKFAGWGENRFRDAGFRAVPGSIVRHSAHIGKGVVLMPSFVNLGAYVDENSMVDTWATVGSCAQIGKNVHLSGGVGIGGVLEPLQAGPVIIEDDCFIGARSEVVEGVIVEQGAVLAMGVFLSSTTKIIDRSTGEIFVGRVPSYSVVVPGALPGKPLPDGSPGPSLACAVIVKRVDAQTRSKTAINELLRD; this comes from the coding sequence ATGACCGAAGCACTGCAAGCGATCATCGAAAAGGCCTGGGAAGAGCGCGACGGCATCACCATCGGCACCGGCGGCGAAGTGCGCGCAGCTGTGGTCGAGGCGCTGGGCTTGCTAGACAGCGGCCAGCGCCGCGTGGCGGAAAAGGTCGATGGCAGCTGGCAGGTCATTCAGTGGCTGAAGAAAGCCGTGCTGCTCTCCTTCCGCCTCAACGACATGGAAACCATTCCCGGCGGTCCGGGTGGATCGCATTGGTGGGACAAGGTTCCGTCGAAATTTGCTGGCTGGGGCGAAAACCGTTTCCGCGATGCGGGATTCCGCGCCGTTCCAGGCAGCATTGTGCGTCATAGCGCGCATATCGGCAAGGGTGTGGTGCTGATGCCCAGCTTTGTGAACCTCGGTGCCTATGTCGATGAAAACAGCATGGTCGATACCTGGGCGACCGTGGGCAGCTGCGCGCAGATCGGCAAGAATGTCCACCTGTCGGGCGGCGTCGGCATTGGCGGCGTGTTGGAGCCGCTGCAGGCTGGGCCTGTTATCATCGAAGATGATTGCTTCATCGGCGCGCGTTCTGAGGTCGTCGAAGGCGTCATCGTCGAACAGGGGGCGGTTCTCGCGATGGGTGTGTTCCTGTCCTCGACGACCAAGATCATCGACCGTTCGACTGGAGAGATTTTTGTTGGTCGCGTGCCAAGCTATTCGGTCGTTGTACCCGGTGCGTTGCCGGGTAAGCCATTGCCCGATGGATCGCCTGGCCCAAGCCTCGCATGCGCCGTGATCGTTAAGCGGGTCGATGCCCAAACCCGTTCGAAAACAGCGATTAACGAATTGCTGCGCGACTGA
- a CDS encoding YdcH family protein: MSERTFRLMQYHQKLDEELRAEMRSNWPSFARIQRLKRMKLAVKDKLQALVAKGRKTPKPA, from the coding sequence ATGTCGGAACGAACATTCCGCCTGATGCAATATCACCAGAAACTCGATGAAGAGCTGCGCGCCGAAATGCGCAGCAACTGGCCGAGTTTTGCCCGAATCCAGCGGCTGAAACGCATGAAGCTCGCCGTAAAGGATAAGTTACAGGCGCTGGTGGCCAAGGGACGCAAGACCCCCAAACCAGCCTGA
- a CDS encoding amidohydrolase, producing MNIGRFLLTASAALAVIATPAAAKPDYAGDVKADYDKSLGALWDHFHRNPELSFREFKTAARMAQELRAIPGMAVTEKVGQTGVVGVLKNGDGPVVLVRADMDGLPVQERSGYANASTVRQVGVDGLEMPVMHACGHDVHITSLVGTARQLARMKDRWKGTVLFIVQPAEERVGGAAAMVKDGLYTRFPKPNYALAFHVAAELETGKIAASEGIQYSSADSVDIRVPGIATHGAAPHLGRDPVYIASQIVVGLQSIISREKGPLEPGVITVGAFHAGQKHNIISEYADLQVTVRANSQEVRDQLIASIERVAVGIGRANGLPEDKLPIVKATETTPVTVNDAALARRLNTAIGDALGKDVVVPFRQTNMGAEDFAFFVDPSFGIPGYYFGVGGTNPEWIKAAKNGGPPVAGHHSPLFKIDPEPSVRLGVEAMTAAVLDLLKPGQN from the coding sequence ATGAACATCGGACGATTCTTGCTCACCGCTTCTGCGGCCCTTGCCGTGATTGCGACACCAGCAGCGGCAAAGCCCGATTATGCGGGCGATGTTAAAGCGGATTATGACAAGTCATTGGGCGCGCTTTGGGACCATTTCCATCGCAACCCCGAACTGTCTTTCCGCGAGTTCAAGACCGCAGCGCGGATGGCGCAGGAGTTGCGCGCTATCCCCGGAATGGCGGTGACTGAAAAGGTCGGGCAAACCGGCGTGGTAGGCGTCCTCAAAAATGGCGATGGCCCCGTGGTATTGGTCCGCGCCGATATGGACGGGCTGCCGGTGCAGGAACGGTCCGGCTATGCCAATGCCTCGACCGTGCGTCAGGTTGGCGTCGATGGCCTTGAGATGCCAGTGATGCACGCCTGCGGCCATGATGTACACATCACCTCTCTGGTCGGAACGGCTCGCCAACTGGCGCGGATGAAAGATCGCTGGAAGGGCACCGTGTTGTTCATCGTTCAGCCCGCCGAAGAACGTGTCGGCGGTGCTGCCGCCATGGTCAAGGACGGGCTCTACACCCGCTTTCCGAAGCCCAATTATGCGCTGGCTTTCCACGTGGCCGCCGAACTGGAAACAGGCAAGATTGCCGCGTCGGAAGGTATCCAATATTCGTCTGCCGACAGCGTCGACATTCGCGTTCCCGGCATCGCAACGCACGGCGCGGCACCGCACCTCGGTCGCGATCCGGTCTATATTGCATCGCAGATCGTGGTTGGTCTGCAATCGATCATCAGCCGCGAAAAGGGCCCGCTGGAACCCGGCGTGATTACGGTCGGCGCCTTCCATGCGGGGCAAAAGCACAACATCATTTCCGAATATGCTGACCTACAGGTTACGGTGCGTGCCAACAGCCAAGAGGTGCGCGACCAATTGATTGCGTCGATCGAACGCGTTGCGGTTGGTATCGGTCGCGCCAATGGCCTGCCCGAAGATAAACTGCCCATCGTCAAGGCTACCGAGACTACGCCGGTGACTGTGAACGATGCCGCGCTCGCCCGCCGCCTCAATACGGCCATTGGTGACGCGCTTGGCAAGGATGTTGTCGTTCCCTTCCGTCAGACCAATATGGGTGCCGAAGACTTCGCCTTCTTTGTCGATCCTTCCTTTGGCATTCCGGGCTATTATTTCGGTGTTGGAGGCACCAATCCCGAATGGATCAAGGCTGCAAAAAATGGCGGCCCGCCGGTTGCCGGGCATCATTCGCCGCTGTTCAAGATCGATCCCGAACCATCGGTGCGTCTGGGCGTAGAGGCAATGACCGCCGCTGTGCTCGATTTGTTGAAGCCCGGGCAAAATTGA
- a CDS encoding serine hydrolase domain-containing protein — translation MIVAKAAIALAIAALAFAPIASSAEPVLPRPAVVRIDFDSSKILASRADGEAGVRGRAVSANDPVRVASISKLVTAIAVMRLVDQGRIDLDRDISEYLGFQIRNPAFPDQDITLRHLMTHTSGVRDKIDYLIPLDGQVEAVMTNAAAWDSKHRPGIYFSYANLNSPIIAATIEAATGERFDKLVAKTVLAPLKIDACFNWGAGCSPGRRAQAVTLLRTNGDLARDAAIKGSDPCPVLAAADGSCDLRRYPLGRNGSSFSPQGGLRISADDLAKVGQLMLNGGRPLLSSKAFAEMTRLQWRFNGVNGDDDRGYFKAYGLGVHIHEDSAGALWIGHVGEAYALRAGLWVNPETRKGFAQYVTMVPAETPIGHCLETCP, via the coding sequence GTGATCGTCGCTAAAGCAGCGATTGCACTAGCCATAGCGGCTTTGGCATTCGCTCCAATCGCCAGTTCTGCCGAACCTGTTTTGCCAAGGCCCGCGGTCGTAAGGATCGATTTCGACAGTAGCAAGATTTTGGCGTCTCGGGCTGATGGGGAGGCTGGCGTCCGTGGTCGCGCCGTGAGCGCGAATGATCCGGTTCGGGTTGCTTCGATTTCGAAACTGGTAACGGCAATCGCGGTGATGCGACTTGTCGATCAGGGCCGCATCGATCTGGATCGGGATATTTCAGAGTATCTGGGATTTCAGATCCGCAATCCGGCTTTTCCGGATCAGGACATCACGCTTCGTCACCTCATGACCCACACATCGGGCGTGCGCGACAAGATTGACTATCTGATTCCACTCGATGGCCAAGTCGAGGCGGTGATGACGAACGCGGCGGCGTGGGATTCAAAGCACCGCCCCGGCATCTATTTCAGCTATGCCAATCTGAACTCCCCAATCATTGCGGCGACGATTGAGGCTGCGACGGGTGAGCGGTTCGACAAGCTGGTTGCAAAGACTGTGCTTGCTCCGCTGAAAATTGACGCCTGTTTCAATTGGGGTGCGGGGTGCAGCCCCGGTCGGCGGGCACAAGCGGTGACATTGCTCCGTACCAACGGCGATCTGGCACGCGACGCCGCTATCAAGGGCTCAGATCCGTGCCCTGTCCTCGCCGCCGCCGACGGCAGTTGCGATCTGCGTCGCTACCCGCTCGGTAGAAACGGCTCCTCTTTCAGCCCGCAAGGCGGCTTGCGCATTTCAGCAGATGATCTGGCAAAGGTCGGGCAACTTATGTTGAATGGCGGCCGCCCCCTGCTTTCAAGCAAAGCCTTTGCTGAAATGACACGACTGCAATGGCGCTTCAACGGCGTGAATGGTGACGATGACCGGGGCTATTTCAAGGCCTATGGGCTGGGCGTGCATATCCATGAGGATTCCGCTGGCGCTTTATGGATAGGCCATGTCGGCGAAGCTTATGCTCTGCGCGCTGGCCTGTGGGTCAATCCGGAAACCCGGAAAGGCTTCGCCCAATATGTAACCATGGTCCCCGCAGAAACACCTATCGGCCATTGCCTTGAAACCTGTCCGTGA
- a CDS encoding DUF3617 domain-containing protein, which translates to MRKTSILAILGAAMTVAACSDNSDVNGDGKVSRNERADEMRRDGYLAMQPGRWRTSFAFTEIDVPRLGNKEKEQIREELSTGASGISCLSEANAAQPGPDFFGGEGAEDCNYRKFDIAGNRVSMQLSCGMGSMGKADMDLDGTVGDTEFRFDTKLVVHVPIAGKIKLDGTMTGKHEGSCRGDE; encoded by the coding sequence ATGCGTAAAACCTCAATTCTCGCCATATTGGGTGCGGCAATGACCGTAGCGGCATGTTCCGACAATTCGGACGTGAACGGTGATGGCAAAGTTTCGCGCAATGAGCGCGCCGATGAAATGCGGCGTGACGGCTATCTTGCCATGCAGCCGGGGCGCTGGCGCACCAGCTTTGCCTTTACCGAGATTGACGTCCCTCGGTTGGGCAACAAGGAAAAGGAACAGATTAGGGAAGAGCTGTCGACCGGCGCATCGGGAATATCGTGCCTGAGCGAAGCCAATGCCGCGCAACCCGGCCCCGACTTTTTCGGCGGCGAAGGTGCGGAAGATTGCAACTATCGCAAATTCGACATTGCCGGAAATCGGGTCAGCATGCAGCTAAGCTGTGGCATGGGCAGCATGGGCAAGGCCGATATGGATCTTGACGGCACGGTCGGTGATACCGAGTTCCGGTTCGACACCAAATTGGTCGTCCATGTTCCCATCGCTGGGAAGATCAAGCTGGATGGCACGATGACCGGGAAGCATGAAGGTAGCTGCAGGGGGGACGAGTGA
- a CDS encoding DUF3617 domain-containing protein: MRKFLLAGVAASMFAISACSDKGADADGDGKVSADEAQKELSQGGAMAMKPGMWEVKISFDSIDAPGMPEAAKTQMTKAMGSGMSVKSCLTKEQAEKPGADFFGGDASANCTFEQLDRSGNKMSVQMTCKPQDKMVIASKMEGSFEAESYSMTMEQKASGTPMGEMTMKGKIDGKRLGDCPA; this comes from the coding sequence ATGCGTAAATTTCTATTGGCAGGCGTTGCCGCCAGCATGTTCGCGATTTCGGCTTGCTCTGACAAAGGTGCCGATGCGGATGGCGATGGCAAAGTGAGCGCCGACGAAGCGCAAAAGGAATTGTCGCAGGGCGGCGCAATGGCGATGAAGCCCGGCATGTGGGAAGTCAAAATCAGCTTTGACAGCATCGATGCCCCTGGCATGCCCGAAGCCGCGAAAACGCAGATGACCAAGGCAATGGGGAGCGGCATGTCCGTGAAATCCTGCCTCACCAAAGAACAGGCCGAAAAGCCGGGAGCGGATTTCTTTGGTGGAGATGCCAGCGCAAACTGCACATTCGAGCAGCTTGACCGTTCGGGCAACAAAATGAGTGTCCAGATGACTTGTAAGCCGCAGGACAAGATGGTCATAGCCAGCAAAATGGAAGGCAGCTTTGAAGCCGAAAGCTATTCGATGACGATGGAACAAAAAGCATCAGGCACACCGATGGGTGAAATGACCATGAAGGGCAAGATTGATGGCAAGCGTCTGGGCGACTGCCCGGCTTGA